One genomic region from Streptomyces sp. Li-HN-5-11 encodes:
- a CDS encoding phosphatase PAP2 family protein, with protein sequence MLWAAAGVTTLGFLVALEIAARRYGLPGPVTNQVREVIFPPKSGFLLYASMALMTVVLPWRQRFIAAGAAIAIDIAFLTVRWALGIKVTDGHPFGNGALWVILGCAVIAVTRRTGPERVLLLKGAGLGLLLVTGRKVGDTWLLITSKTRPAVLDQYVATADHALGNPSWLAGRMVRATGPIGHHLLHYVYAQLAVAAVVVAVYQLRNVAAEGRFPSHHLVRTFLVIGLLGPAIYMIFPVVGPIFTYSADGGHWAAANLWPDTPPPIGNPHHMPYDQITPRNCMPSLHTAWATTIFVHSRRGPRSLRFAGTFWLIATLGATLGFGYHYGADIVAGVVFALTIDAALRSLAHGWDRSGIQLVTLGTTVFTALLVAYRYLPTQLAEHAWLSGPLLLAAMGSVIYGYVRNTKLWEPKAAPVRQPESQPEPV encoded by the coding sequence ATGCTGTGGGCCGCGGCAGGTGTGACAACCCTTGGATTCCTCGTCGCGCTGGAGATCGCCGCGCGGCGCTACGGCCTGCCGGGTCCGGTCACCAACCAGGTACGCGAGGTGATATTCCCGCCCAAGTCCGGCTTCCTGCTGTACGCCAGCATGGCGTTGATGACCGTAGTGCTCCCCTGGCGGCAACGGTTCATCGCGGCCGGCGCCGCCATCGCCATCGACATCGCCTTCCTGACCGTGCGCTGGGCGCTCGGCATCAAGGTGACCGACGGCCACCCCTTCGGCAACGGCGCGTTGTGGGTCATCCTGGGCTGCGCGGTCATCGCTGTCACACGCCGCACGGGCCCGGAACGCGTCCTGCTGCTCAAAGGCGCCGGGCTGGGCCTGCTGCTGGTGACCGGCCGCAAGGTCGGCGACACCTGGCTGCTCATCACGTCCAAGACCCGCCCGGCGGTGCTCGACCAGTACGTGGCGACCGCCGATCACGCACTGGGCAACCCCTCCTGGCTGGCGGGCCGGATGGTCAGGGCCACCGGTCCGATCGGCCACCATCTTCTCCACTACGTCTACGCTCAGCTCGCGGTGGCCGCGGTCGTCGTCGCGGTGTACCAGCTGCGCAACGTGGCGGCCGAGGGCCGTTTCCCGAGCCATCACCTGGTGCGCACCTTTCTGGTCATCGGCCTCCTGGGGCCGGCCATCTACATGATCTTCCCAGTGGTGGGACCGATCTTCACCTACAGCGCCGACGGCGGGCACTGGGCCGCGGCCAACCTGTGGCCGGACACGCCGCCCCCGATCGGCAACCCGCACCACATGCCGTACGACCAGATCACCCCGCGCAACTGCATGCCCAGCCTGCACACGGCGTGGGCCACCACGATCTTCGTTCATTCCCGCAGGGGCCCGCGGTCTCTGCGGTTCGCCGGCACGTTCTGGCTGATCGCCACGCTCGGCGCCACCCTGGGATTCGGCTACCACTACGGCGCGGACATAGTGGCCGGTGTGGTGTTCGCGCTCACGATCGACGCTGCGCTGCGCTCGCTCGCACATGGCTGGGACCGGTCAGGAATCCAGCTGGTCACCCTCGGCACAACGGTCTTCACCGCGCTCCTGGTGGCATACCGCTATCTGCCGACTCAGTTGGCCGAGCACGCGTGGTTGTCCGGACCGCTTCTGCTTGCGGCCATGGGCTCCGTGATCTACGGCTACGTGCGGAACACGAAACTGTGGGAACCGAAGGCTGCACCGGTGCGGCAGCCGGAATCGCAACCCGAGCCCGTGTGA